The DNA sequence TCTTAAATAACGAATATAAACATCTACAATGTTGGTATCACCCATATATTCATAACCCCATACATTTTCAAGAATATTGTCCCTTGTAAGCAGCAGATTTTTATTAAGCATAAGATAATGTAGAAGTTCAAATTCCTTTTTGGTAAGGGCGATAGGTGTTTCATCATAGCTTACTTCAAACTTATCAGGAATTAGTATCAGCTTGCCACATCGCAGCTTTTTTTCGTCTGAAGCATTGCTGTAGGAACTTTTTAGTTTAAAGAGAACTCTTATGCGAGCCAAAAGCTCTTCGATAGCAAAAGGTTTAGTCATATAATCCTGAGCACCAAGATCAAGGCCCATTACTTTGTCGGTGATATCATCCTTAGCAGTCAGCATGATAATAGGAATATCAGAAACTTGTCTAATGCGTCTTAATACCTCCATGCCGCTAAGCGAAGGGAGCATAACATCAAGAATAATAAGATCATAGGGATGATTTAAAGCTTCCTGTAAACCTTGGCGTCCATCATTACAAATGCCTACTTCATAACCTTCGTGCTCAAGCTCCAGTTGTAGAAACCTGGCTATTTTTGTTTCATCTTCTATAATAAGTATCTTCTTAATACGAATCACTCCCCAGTGTAAAAGCTATAAGGTGCATAGCTATATGATGGTATTTATAAGGTTATTATATATAATATTTAGATTAATACAATAGATAGTTTTATTATTTTATGGTTCTTAAAGGGGTCGCAAGGAGGGGGAGGGATAATTTTTGGGGCTCCCGCCTCCCCGCCAGACTGTCCGAAAACTACTATTCACAATTCTTTCTAGGTCCGCAGGGGAATTTTAGGGTTCTCCAGTTGCTCGCTTGCGTATTTTTAAAAATCTAACCACTTTCTTCAAATGAACGGTCGAAACTCGCTGCGCTCAAACAGTCTCCCTAAAAACCATTTGAATAAACTGCTAAGATTTTCTTAACAAAATACTCCAGAGGCAACTTCCGAACCCTAAAATCTCCCCTGCTAGGCTTTAAATTATTTAGACTTGAATTGGTTTGAGGTCAGTCTGGTACTGCCAAACCCGAGTCGCCCCAAAAGAAATCCCTCCCACTTTTTACGCTAGTTATTAGAAAATTTAGGTTGCATATTAAAAATACTAAGTTTAAGTGCTTAATGAGCAAGTCAAACTTAGTATTTATAGTATCTCAATTCAAGTAGATAACAGATGATAGGCAGGAAGTGAGGGGGAGACTGTCCGAAAACTATTACCACTTGACTTTTTCAGAAGATTAGCATGGGGATTTTAGGGTGCGGAAGCTGCCTCTGGAGTCAGTTCGTTAAGAAAATCTTGGTGGTTTTTTCAAATGGTACTTAGCTCGCACTGTTTGAGCGTATGCGAGTTTGCGGCGTTCATTTGAAAAAAGCGCCTAGATTTTTAGAAATGCGTAAGTGAGTAGCTGGAGTACCCTAAAATCCTCATGCGGACCGCCTCAAAAACCAAAATTGTAGTTTTCGTACAGTATGGTGGGGAGGCGTGGAGAGCTGAAAGAGTTCCCTTACTTCTTGGCGGACCTAGTATAAACTTCTTAAATTACAATTTGACGCCTATAACTACTTATTAATACTATCTATTGTAGAGTTAATCTTCTCCGCCACTTCATTTTCGCCCTTAAACTCTATTTTAATACCGAATAATAGAGAGAGAAGAAGTCCAACAATAGAGATGTGAAAAGTACAGATCACAAGAATAATTGCAACAGATAACGGAATATCTACAAAAGTATGAGTCTTTTTTCTCATGATAAAGCTTGTAGCATTTAGTTTTTCAATAAAGGAAGTTATTTTTTCACTTTTAGCTTGTGATTGATTAGAAATAGTTTTAGCTTTTAATTTTTGGTCTTTTTCTAAAAGCAGCAATGCTTCTACTACATCACCACTCGTTTGTTCGAGAGCTGCTTTTGCCTCTCCGTAAGTCACATTTGCTCTTTCCATGATTAAATCGATTTGTTCAATTGTTATAGTTCCCATAATTAGATCTCCTTTGAAATGTTTTATTTTATAGTTATAGTATAGAAGACTATAATTAGA is a window from the Cellulosilyticum sp. I15G10I2 genome containing:
- a CDS encoding DUF4342 domain-containing protein — its product is MGTITIEQIDLIMERANVTYGEAKAALEQTSGDVVEALLLLEKDQKLKAKTISNQSQAKSEKITSFIEKLNATSFIMRKKTHTFVDIPLSVAIILVICTFHISIVGLLLSLLFGIKIEFKGENEVAEKINSTIDSINK
- a CDS encoding response regulator transcription factor; this translates as MKKILIIEDETKIARFLQLELEHEGYEVGICNDGRQGLQEALNHPYDLIILDVMLPSLSGMEVLRRIRQVSDIPIIMLTAKDDITDKVMGLDLGAQDYMTKPFAIEELLARIRVLFKLKSSYSNASDEKKLRCGKLILIPDKFEVSYDETPIALTKKEFELLHYLMLNKNLLLTRDNILENVWGYEYMGDTNIVDVYIRYLRSKIDQKFEEKIIYTVRGMGYQIKDA